In Mycobacterium sp. Aquia_213, the sequence TGCAAGAGCGAATAGAGCATGCGCAGGCTGCCGCATCCGGGACAGTCGATACCCAGCAGAGCCTTGGTGGGACACACCGGTAGCGGGCCGCCCGGGGTAGTCGGATCGCCCACCCAGGTGGCCGCGCACACCAACGTCGTCGACGCGGCGACCATCAGCGGGGCGCCGAGACCGAGCGTGAGCGGCCGCTGGAGGGTCACCGTAGGTGCAACCCCTTAGAGCATTGCGGCCAGCGCCGCGGGGGTTGAGGTGTCGGCGGTCATGGCGATAATCCCCAGCACGATGCCGTACAGGACGGCGCTCACGACCGCGGCGATGACCGACCACTTCACCCACTTCTTGGCGGCGTCGGCTGCGGCCTGAGCTTCGGCGTACTGACCTTGCGCCCACAACCCACTCACCTGAGTGGATTTGACGATTGCCACGATGCCGAACGGCAGACAGCAGAACAGTGTCGCCAAAATGGACCACACCAAATAGTTATCCGGTGCTTGCCCCGCAGGTTGCTGCGGCGGGTACCCCGGGGGTGGCGGTTGTGCAGTCATGAATTCTCCAGTCACGAGAAGTTAGCTGGCGTGAAGCGGTGCCTACCATACCCGAGCGGAGTCGCGAGGGCACTAGGTACGCAAAAATCAGTTCGTCGGGACCCTCGACATCGACGTCGCCGCAGGGGCTCTGCCGATGGCCGGGTCAGCTCGAAAGGCGGCGCACCGACGAAATGCGTTGTGTGCATCGCATTCCCGTTGACAACCAGAATTGCCCAGGTCAACCTCGAATAATGCCCAGAAAGACAATGCCCGGTGGAATGTATTGCATAGCCACGACATAGCCCTACGATTCGGGTAGCCGCATCGTCGTCCCAGCACCGAAAGGAGTCGTTGGATGCCCCGTGGAACCAACGCGCTTCGCGCCGCGACGGCCGCGGTACTCGTGGGCGGTTTCGCGTTTGCGGGCGCCGCAACGGCGACCGCAGACCCCAACGCGGGTAGCGGGGCGGATATCAACACACTAGCCAGCGCGCTGTCGAAGGGGTACGGCCTGAACAACTGCACCACCCAGGCGGTTCCCAGCGGCGCGCTGGCCTACCTACTCTGCGGGCCGAGCCCCGACCCCGGCGGGCCGATACTCGGCAAGTATTTCCTCTTCGGCGATGGCAGCGCCCTAATGAGTTCATTCCAGCGCGTCATCGGCGGTGACGCCCTGAGCAACTGCGGGGATGCTTCGTCACCGACGCCGTGGCATCAAGGCAGCTCGACCACCAACGCGGGATCGGTGGCGTGCGGGACATTTCAGAACCATGCCGAGATCATTTGGACCAATGACGCCAAGAACATGCTGGGTGTGATTCGCGCCGCCGGCAACGACGTCGCGGCGCTCTACAAGTGGTGGCGAGACAACGGCTGAGCTTTGCGGTTGGGCCGCAACGGGTTCCATGCCCGAATTGCCCGGAATGTTGCCGGTGTAAATGGTATGCGGCGGAATGGGTTGCATAGCTGCGGTTTATCCCTACGATCATTCTGGCAAACACTTTGCTGGGGCCACGGTCCCGGCGGTCCGACGAACCTCAGGAGTCGAGGATGTCTTACCCGACCATCTCGTTGCGCGCCGCGACGGCCGCAGCGCTTACGGCTACCTTTTGCTGCGTCGGTACGGCCACCGCGACCGCCGACACCACCGGCAGCTCGACAGATGTCAACACACTGGCCAGTTCGCTGGCGAAGGGCTACGGCCTCAACAATTGTCAATCGACTGCGTTGACGGGCGCCGAAGTGGCCGAGCTGCAATGCGGGCAAAACCCCGATTCCAGCGGACCGGCTTCCGCGGTCTACCAACTCTTCAAGAGCGGCAACGATTTGACCGGCTCCTACGCCTCCAACCTCAAAGACGTGACGCTCGCCGCCTGCAGCGGCAGCGGCAGTACGGCGCCGGGACCTTGGCACCAAGGCAATGCCGACCAGGCGGGCGGACAGATAGCCTGCGGAACTTATAAAGATGTGAGTGTGGTGCTCTGGACCGTCGACGGCAAAAACGTGTTGGGCTCCATCTTTTCCAAAGGTGACGTCCCCACGCTCTACAAGTGGTGGCAGGCCAACGCCTGATAAGAGTTGGGCCGCAACGGGTTCCACACTCTAGCCGCCGGGAATGATGCCGGTGTAAACCGTATTCGCCGGAATGGGTTGCATAGCGGTGGTTTACCCCTACGATCATTCTGGCAAAGACAAATACCGTCGGCGCAGCCTTCCGGGCGGTTACCAAATTTCAGGAGTCGAGGATGTCTCACCCGACCAAGATGCTGCGAGCCGCGACGGCTGCAGCCTTTACAGCGACCTTCTTCTGTATCGGCACTCCCACCGCGATGGCAGACAACAACGCCACGCTGTTAAGCGCCCTTTCGAAGGGCTACAGCGCCAGCAACTGCTCGTCTCAGGCGACGTCCGAGGTGCAGGGCTCGTTCAGCGCCTCCGTGGTAGCGGTCTTGCAGTGCGGGCAGAACACCGACTCCAGCGGCCCGATGGGCGGCAAGTACTTCTTGTTCGGTAACAGCGCCGACACGGCCAGCTCGTTCACCAAGCTCATCAGCAGCGACACCCTCACCAACTGCGGGGACGCCAAATCGCCCACCACCTGGCATCAGGGCAGCTCCGACTCGGCCGGACAGGTGGCGTGCGGAACGGATTCAGGCCAGGCCGAGGTCCTGTGGACCGTCGACGCCAAGAACGTGCTGGCCTTCGTCCGCGCGTCCAACGGCGACACGGCGGCCCTCTACAAGTGGTGGCAGTCCAACGGCTGAGCTTTAGAGTTGGGCCGCAACGAGTTCGGCCACCGCGCTCATCCCCGCGCCATTGGGGTGTAGTGGGGCCGGCCGACCAGGCAGCGGCACAACGTATTTCGCCGGCGTGGTCGTCCACGGCCGCGCAGACCATGCGTGGTGTTCACGGCTGGCCGCGCCGGCGCCGATGACCTCGCAGCCGGCCGCCGCGGCCGCGTCGGCGGTGAGCCGTTCCAGCGTGGCGGCCACGTGGCGGCCCAGGTCGGCATCCGCGTCCGAAATCGGGGGTGCGGACCCGCCCGCGGGCGGCAGCAGCGTCAGGTAGTCGACGAAGAAAACCCTTGCGCGCGGGGCCCGTTCGCACACCGCCTTCCCGACCGCACACAAGGAATCGAACACTTCTGCCAGGGCCCGATCGCGCGCGTCACGGTCCAGCAGTTCGGCGATGCGCGTGCCCAGCAGCGGCAGCCGCCGCGCCGGCCGGGGCAGTGCGGCCGCCATCAGCAGCGGGACATACCCGACGTCGTTGCCGCCGATGGTGACGGTGACCAGGTCCTCCGAGCCGTCCAGGGCGGCGATCTGAGGTGGCGCATTGTGCTGACGCTCGAACAGGATGTGGGCCGTGGTGGCGCCGGAAAAGGTGACGTCGACCAGCTCGAGATTCATCCGCTCGGCGACCAGATGCGGGTAGTTGCGCGCCGATCTGCCCGACCATCGGGGAGCCCCCTGGGCGCCCGGCTGGATGCCAGGACCGGCAGCCATCGAACTGCCCAGCGCTACATACCTTTTCATCGCTCAGGCTCGATGGCCCGCTCCTCAGCAGGCCGGTCCCCGGCCCGCATCGTCGTCGGGCGTGGACTGGATGCCTGCGCCCAGAAGCGTTTCGGGATCCGCCCGGCACGTCGCGCCAGATAGCCGGCGGTTACCGCGGCCGCCATCGCGGCGGCCATCGCGGGCGGGTCGGTGGCCCGGGTCACCGCGGTGGCCAACAGCACCGCGTCGCAACCCAATTCCATCGCCAGCGCGGCGTCGCTCGCGGTTCCGATGCCGGCGTCGAGGATCACCGGAACGCCGGCGCGGGCGACGATCATCTCGATGTTGTGTGGGTTGGTGATGCCCAGGCCGGTTCCGATCGGCGAGCCCAACGGCATCACCGCCGCGCACCCGGTGTCCTCCAGCCGGCGGGCCAGCGCCGGATCGTCGTTGGTGTAGGGCAGTACCACGAACCCGTCGTCGACCAATTGTTCTGCGGCCCGGACTAATTCGATCGCGTCGGGCAGTAGAGTGCGTTCGTCGGCGATCACCTCGAGTTTGACCCAGTTGGTGCTCAACGCCTCGCGAGCCAGCTGTGCGGTGAGCACCGCTTCGGCGGCGCTACGGCACCCCGCCGTGTTGGGCAACGGGGTGATGCCGAGCCGGTTGAGCAGCTCCAGCAATCCGGTACCACCCTCGGCGTCGACCCGGCGCATCGCGACCGTGGTCAGCTCGGTGCCCGAGGCAGCCAGCGCCTCCTGAAGCACCGAAAGGCTGGTCGCTCCCCCGGTTCCCATGATCAGCCGCGAAGCGAAGCTGCGGTCCGCGATCGTTAGCTTGGAATCAACCACCCTGCACCGCCGTCACTACCTCAAGCCGAGCGCCATCGAAAAGCTTTGTGGTCCAGCTGGACCGGGGCAGCACGGCGTCGTCGACCGCCACCGCGATACCCCGTTCCGGAAAGCCCAGCGATTCCAGCAACCCGGCGACCGTGGTCTGCCCGTCGACCTCGACCGCATTTTCGTTGACTACCACGATCATGAGTGGACTCCAACCGGAACGAGTTCGGACACAATCTGTTCGGCGGTCCATGGCGCCAGCAGAAAACCTGACCGGCCGTGGCCGGTGGCGACCAGAGTGCGTTCGTCCAGGCGATGCACCAGGGGCAGGTTGTCCGGTGTCATCGGGCGCAGCCCGGCGGCGCACTCGGCCAGCTCGTACTCACCCAGTGCCGGCAGCACCGCACACGCGTCGTCCAGCAGGTCACGCACGCCGGACACGACCGGGGCGGTATCGCGGCCGTGCTCGTACTGCGTCGCGCCAACCACCACTCCGTCCGCACGCGGCACCACATACACCTGGCGCCCGTGCACGCGCGCACGAATCACTCTGCGCAGCAACGGCATACAGCCTTTTCGCCAGCGCAGCCGCAGCACCTCGCCCTTGACCGGGCGCACCGGCAGACCGGGCCACAGCGTCGGTGCGTCAATGCCGTTGGCGATCACCACCGCGTCACCGTCGACCCGCGACAGGTCATGCGCCGGCGGCGCCCACGCGATGCCGAGACGTTCGCAATCCGCTGCCAGCGCGTCGACCACGGCGCGATTGTCCACGGCCAGCTCGGTGGGCGCCCGGAAGCCGTGCCGGATGCCTTGCGCCAGAAGGGGTTCGACATCGCACGCGGCCGGCTCCCAGATCACCGGATGCCCTTGGTCAGCCAGCCAGTCCGCGACGGTGCGCAAATCGGCGACGTCGGCCCGGTCTACGGCCAGCACCAGCGACTCGCGCGCGGTGACCACCTCCGGCGGCAGCCCGTCCAGGTAGCCGCCCTCACGCCACAGCCGCAGCGACTCCAGGCCCAGCCGCAGCAATCGTTCCTCGCCGGGCCAGCCCTCGCTGTGCGGGGCCAGCATGCCGCCGGCGACCCAGGACGCGCCCTGCTCGCCACTGCGGTGTACCCGCACCGACCATCCGGCTTGGGCTGCCCGGCGCGCGACCGACAGCCCGATGACGCCGCCGCCGATGACGGCCAGCGTCCCCACCTCTGCAGGCATTTTCCGCTCCCTTCGCCGGCATGACCCGGATCAGGTGTGACGGTAAGGACAGCTCCGGTTGCTCCGGCTGTGTCCACTCTCAGCCCCGCAGATCGCCCGGGACTCCCGTGTCTCTCGTTGTTTGGTCTCTACGCTAGCGCGCTAGCGTCGCGGTGTGCACGATCCTGTTACCCGTCTTACCGCCGCCCGGCTCTATCTGTGTACCGACGCGCGGCGCGAGCGCGGCGACTTGGCCCAGTTCGCCGACGCCGCCCTGGCCGGCGGGGTCGACATCATCCAGCTGCGCGACAAGGGATCGGCAGGTGAACAGCGGCTCGGTCCGCTGGAGGCGCGCGACGAGCTGGCCGCCTGCGAGATCCTCGCGGACGCGGCCCGCCGGCACGGCGCGCTGTTCGCGGTCAACGACCGCGCCGACATCGCCCGCGCCGCCGGGGCCGACGTGCTGCACCTGGGCCAGGGTGACCTGCCACCGGCGGTGGCCCGCGAGATCGTCGGGCCGGACACGCTGATCGGCCTGTCCACCCACGACGCCGACCAGGTCACCAATGCCGACGCGGCCGGCGTCGACTACTTCTGCGTCGGCCCGTGCTGGCCGACCCCCACCAAACCCGACCGTGCCGCGCCCGGCCTGGGATTGGTCCGCACCGCCGCCGCGCTGCGGACCGGCAAGCCGTGGTTCGCGATCGGCGGCATCGACGCGCAGCGGCTGCCAGAGGTGCTCGAGGCCGGGGCCCGGCGAATCGTGGTGGTGCGCGCGATCACTGCGGCCGACGACCCCCGGGCCGCGGCCGACCGGCTCAGGTCAGCGCTTCGAGCAGCGAGCTGATCCGGGGGCTCAGTTGCGACGGCGCCTGATCCGCATCACCCGGCATACACCAGACGAAGACTCCGGCGTCGATCTCCAGCGTTCGCGGCAGATGCTGGCGCCGTTCGTCGCCATGCCCCAGCGGAACCAGCGCGGTCGCGGTGCGCAGCCGCTCCCAGCTGGCGGCGAAACCGGGATGCAGCGGCAGGTCGGCCACCTCGTCCTCGGCCACCCAGCGCATTTCGGCGCTTTCCCGGTTGGGCACCGTGTGCAGCAACTCGCCGGCGTCGGCGACGACGGTGGTGTAGGTCCAGTGCGTGCCGGCGATCCCGGCTACCTCGGCGGTGAGCACCGTCGCCCGCACCGCCACCCGTTCGGCCGGCAGACCGGCCTCCTCGTGGGCCTCGCGGACCGCGGTCTCCTCCGGGGTTTCGTGGCTGTCTCGCGCGCCGCCGGGCAACCCCCAGGTGCCGCCCTGATGGCTCCACACCGCGCGATGCTGCAGCAACACGGCGGGGGTTCCGTCGGGCCGCGGCGCCCGCAACAGCAGACCCGCCGCGCCGAACCGACCCCAGTAGTGGGCGCCGCTGTCGGATATCACCCATCCGTCACCGTCGCCATGCACGCGTTCAGGATATGCAGCCGATCACCGAAATTGGGGCCGCCTCCCCCCATCCGCCCCGAGATCCTCTTAGAATTCGCTTATACAGGTACGAGCGGCGCACACCAATGACCGAAAGTTGAGGTCGGGACACACGTGACGGTTCAGCTGGCGCACCCGTCGACCGAACCGCTGGGGTCGCGGTCGCCGGGCGAACCGGCCCACCCCCGCTGGTGGTTCATCTCGACGACCCCGGGACGCATCCTGACGATCGGCATCGTCTTGGCCGCGCTCGGGGTCTCCAGCGCCTTCGCCACCTCGACGACCATCAACCACCGCCAGCAGGTGCTGTCCACCGTCCTCAACCACACCGAGCCGCTGGCGTTCGCGGCCGGACGGCTCTACACCACGCTGTCGGTGGCCGACGCCGCGGCGGCCACCGCGTTCATCGCCCAGGCCGAGCCGTGGCCGGTGCGGTTGCGCTACGAACAGGCCATCACCGACGCGGCGGTCGCCGTGACCCGGGCTTCGAGCGGTCTGACCGATGAACCGCTGGTACAGCTACTCGGCAAGATCAACGCCGAGCTGGCCGTCTATACGGGCCTGATCGAAATAGCGCGGACCAACAACCGGGAAGGCAACCCGGTCGGTTCGTCGTACCTGTCGGAAGCCTCGGGCCTGATGCAGTCGACGATCCTGCCCGACGCGGCGCAGCTGTATCAGGCGACGTCGGAACGGGTGGACGCGGAAACCACGGCGTCCACGCACTTCCCGGCTCCGGTGGTGCTCGTCATCGCCACCACGGTGGTCTTCGGCCTGTTCTCGCATCGCTGGCTGGCCCGGCGTACCCGGCGCCGCATCAACCCGGGGCTGGTGGTGGGCGCGCTCGGTATCCTCGTGATGGTGGTGTGGGTCGGGACTGCGCTAACAATCTCCACGACTGCCAGCCGTAGCGCCAAAGACACGGCGGCCGAGTCGCTCAAGACCGTGACCAGCGTGGCGATCACCGCGCAGCAGGCCCGGGCCGACGAGACGCTGTCGCTGATTCGGCGCGGCGACGAGCAGATCCGCAAACAGTCGTTCTATCAGCGCATCGACTTCATGCATAACCAGATCGATCAGTACATGGCGCGCAGCGATGCCGTCGACAAACCCGACCTGCAAGGCGCCGATCAGCTGCTGGTCCGCTGGCGCCAAGCCAATGACCGCATCAACTCCTACATCTCGGTCGGCAACTATCGCTCCGCCACCCAGATCGCGCTGGGCAGCGCCGAGGACGACTCGACGCCCGCGTTCGACAAGCTCGAAGATCAGTTGGGCAAGGCCATGACCCAATGCCGGGCGCACCTGCGCAACGACGTGATCAACGCGCGCAGCGGGCTGTCCGGCGCTCAGGTCGGCGGCGTGGTGCTCAGCCTGGGTGCCGCCATCGCGGTCGCGCTGGGCCTGTGGCCGCGGCTGAAAGAGTATCGATAATGAACCGTCTGCCCAGGATCCGCCGGGCGTCCGCCGTGCTGGGCACGGCGATCGTGCTGGCGGGTTGCGGGCACACCGAATCGCTGACCGTGGCCACCGCGCCGACGTTGCCGCCGCCCACGCCGGTCGGCATGGAGCAGCTGTCGGCAGAGCCACCGCTGCCGCCCGACGAAGCCAGCCAGGATTGCAACGCCACCGCCAGCCTGCGCCCGTTCGCCACCAAGCCCGAGGCCGACGCCGCGGTGGCCGACATCCGGGCCCGCGGCCGGCTGATCGTCGGGCTCGACATCGGCAGCAACCTGTTCAGCTTCCGCGACCCGATCACCGGGGAGATCACCGGTTTCGACGTCGACATCGCCGGTGAGATCGCGCGCGACATCTTCGGCGCCCCGTCGCACGTCGAGTACCGGATCCTGTCGTCCGACGAACGCATCACCGCGCTGCAGCACTCCGAGGTCGACATCGTCGTCAAGACGATGACCATCACCTGCGACCGTCGCAAGCAGGTCAACTTCTCCACCGTCTACCTCGATGCCAACCAGCGGATCCTGGCCTCGCGCGACTCGCCGATCGCCAAGGTGGCCGATCTGTCCGGCAAGCGCGTCTGCGTGGCCAGGGGTACCACGTCGTTGCACCGCATCCGTCAGATCGACCCGCCCCCGGTGATCGTCTCGGTGGTCAACTGGGCGGACTGCCTGGTGGCCATGCAACAGCGGGAGATCGACGCCGTCAGCACCGACGACTCGATCCTGGCCGGGCTGGTCGAGGAAGACCCGTATCTGCACATCGTCGGACCGAACATGGCCACCCAGCCCTACGGCATCGGCATCAACCTGGACAACGCCGGGCTGGTCCGATTCGTCAACGGCACGCTGGAGCGCATCCGTCGTGACGGCACCTGGAACACCTTGTACCGCAAGTGGTTAACGGTTCTCGGCCCGGCGCCCGCCCCGCCCGTACCTAGGTATGTGGACTGATGAGCGAGGCAGAACCCGACACCGACGCCGAGGACACCGACCCCGGCACCCAGCCACCGGACGCACAGACCGGTGCGACGACGG encodes:
- a CDS encoding CD225/dispanin family protein, translated to MTAQPPPPGYPPQQPAGQAPDNYLVWSILATLFCCLPFGIVAIVKSTQVSGLWAQGQYAEAQAAADAAKKWVKWSVIAAVVSAVLYGIVLGIIAMTADTSTPAALAAML
- a CDS encoding serine/threonine protein kinase, whose translation is MPRGTNALRAATAAVLVGGFAFAGAATATADPNAGSGADINTLASALSKGYGLNNCTTQAVPSGALAYLLCGPSPDPGGPILGKYFLFGDGSALMSSFQRVIGGDALSNCGDASSPTPWHQGSSTTNAGSVACGTFQNHAEIIWTNDAKNMLGVIRAAGNDVAALYKWWRDNG
- a CDS encoding serine/threonine protein kinase; translated protein: MSYPTISLRAATAAALTATFCCVGTATATADTTGSSTDVNTLASSLAKGYGLNNCQSTALTGAEVAELQCGQNPDSSGPASAVYQLFKSGNDLTGSYASNLKDVTLAACSGSGSTAPGPWHQGNADQAGGQIACGTYKDVSVVLWTVDGKNVLGSIFSKGDVPTLYKWWQANA
- a CDS encoding serine/threonine protein kinase, coding for MSHPTKMLRAATAAAFTATFFCIGTPTAMADNNATLLSALSKGYSASNCSSQATSEVQGSFSASVVAVLQCGQNTDSSGPMGGKYFLFGNSADTASSFTKLISSDTLTNCGDAKSPTTWHQGSSDSAGQVACGTDSGQAEVLWTVDAKNVLAFVRASNGDTAALYKWWQSNG
- a CDS encoding SGNH/GDSL hydrolase family protein, yielding MKRYVALGSSMAAGPGIQPGAQGAPRWSGRSARNYPHLVAERMNLELVDVTFSGATTAHILFERQHNAPPQIAALDGSEDLVTVTIGGNDVGYVPLLMAAALPRPARRLPLLGTRIAELLDRDARDRALAEVFDSLCAVGKAVCERAPRARVFFVDYLTLLPPAGGSAPPISDADADLGRHVAATLERLTADAAAAAGCEVIGAGAASREHHAWSARPWTTTPAKYVVPLPGRPAPLHPNGAGMSAVAELVAAQL
- a CDS encoding thiazole synthase produces the protein MVDSKLTIADRSFASRLIMGTGGATSLSVLQEALAASGTELTTVAMRRVDAEGGTGLLELLNRLGITPLPNTAGCRSAAEAVLTAQLAREALSTNWVKLEVIADERTLLPDAIELVRAAEQLVDDGFVVLPYTNDDPALARRLEDTGCAAVMPLGSPIGTGLGITNPHNIEMIVARAGVPVILDAGIGTASDAALAMELGCDAVLLATAVTRATDPPAMAAAMAAAVTAGYLARRAGRIPKRFWAQASSPRPTTMRAGDRPAEERAIEPER
- the thiS gene encoding sulfur carrier protein ThiS, coding for MIVVVNENAVEVDGQTTVAGLLESLGFPERGIAVAVDDAVLPRSSWTTKLFDGARLEVVTAVQGG
- the thiO gene encoding glycine oxidase ThiO, translating into MPAEVGTLAVIGGGVIGLSVARRAAQAGWSVRVHRSGEQGASWVAGGMLAPHSEGWPGEERLLRLGLESLRLWREGGYLDGLPPEVVTARESLVLAVDRADVADLRTVADWLADQGHPVIWEPAACDVEPLLAQGIRHGFRAPTELAVDNRAVVDALAADCERLGIAWAPPAHDLSRVDGDAVVIANGIDAPTLWPGLPVRPVKGEVLRLRWRKGCMPLLRRVIRARVHGRQVYVVPRADGVVVGATQYEHGRDTAPVVSGVRDLLDDACAVLPALGEYELAECAAGLRPMTPDNLPLVHRLDERTLVATGHGRSGFLLAPWTAEQIVSELVPVGVHS
- the thiE gene encoding thiamine phosphate synthase, which gives rise to MHDPVTRLTAARLYLCTDARRERGDLAQFADAALAGGVDIIQLRDKGSAGEQRLGPLEARDELAACEILADAARRHGALFAVNDRADIARAAGADVLHLGQGDLPPAVAREIVGPDTLIGLSTHDADQVTNADAAGVDYFCVGPCWPTPTKPDRAAPGLGLVRTAAALRTGKPWFAIGGIDAQRLPEVLEAGARRIVVVRAITAADDPRAAADRLRSALRAAS
- a CDS encoding NUDIX hydrolase — encoded protein: MHGDGDGWVISDSGAHYWGRFGAAGLLLRAPRPDGTPAVLLQHRAVWSHQGGTWGLPGGARDSHETPEETAVREAHEEAGLPAERVAVRATVLTAEVAGIAGTHWTYTTVVADAGELLHTVPNRESAEMRWVAEDEVADLPLHPGFAASWERLRTATALVPLGHGDERRQHLPRTLEIDAGVFVWCMPGDADQAPSQLSPRISSLLEALT
- the glnX gene encoding protein kinase G-activating protein GlnX, yielding MTVQLAHPSTEPLGSRSPGEPAHPRWWFISTTPGRILTIGIVLAALGVSSAFATSTTINHRQQVLSTVLNHTEPLAFAAGRLYTTLSVADAAAATAFIAQAEPWPVRLRYEQAITDAAVAVTRASSGLTDEPLVQLLGKINAELAVYTGLIEIARTNNREGNPVGSSYLSEASGLMQSTILPDAAQLYQATSERVDAETTASTHFPAPVVLVIATTVVFGLFSHRWLARRTRRRINPGLVVGALGILVMVVWVGTALTISTTASRSAKDTAAESLKTVTSVAITAQQARADETLSLIRRGDEQIRKQSFYQRIDFMHNQIDQYMARSDAVDKPDLQGADQLLVRWRQANDRINSYISVGNYRSATQIALGSAEDDSTPAFDKLEDQLGKAMTQCRAHLRNDVINARSGLSGAQVGGVVLSLGAAIAVALGLWPRLKEYR
- a CDS encoding glutamate ABC transporter substrate-binding protein; translated protein: MNRLPRIRRASAVLGTAIVLAGCGHTESLTVATAPTLPPPTPVGMEQLSAEPPLPPDEASQDCNATASLRPFATKPEADAAVADIRARGRLIVGLDIGSNLFSFRDPITGEITGFDVDIAGEIARDIFGAPSHVEYRILSSDERITALQHSEVDIVVKTMTITCDRRKQVNFSTVYLDANQRILASRDSPIAKVADLSGKRVCVARGTTSLHRIRQIDPPPVIVSVVNWADCLVAMQQREIDAVSTDDSILAGLVEEDPYLHIVGPNMATQPYGIGINLDNAGLVRFVNGTLERIRRDGTWNTLYRKWLTVLGPAPAPPVPRYVD